TTGAGGAATTTGTTCGTTGAATTTTCAGTGGCTGCCATCTTGTGTGATATGGTAACCATTTTACACAACTGGGGTGTGCTTCAAAACGATACGTCTCAGTTAAATAATTCATCATTCtttcaaaatcttatattttttgtcatcttAAATCGCTATTAATcagattttatatatacaactaataataattatacaattaCAATGTACTGTGAAGTACGCAAATATATACTAGCATTGTATATCAGAACTAAGTTTATTGTTGGGTGGTAGCTTTAAGCAGGAGGCTGAGtaatcagttaaaatcaataaagacGAGTCccgttagtatagaaagtccctggttgaggcaaacttaagtaagaaaatggaaaaaaaaaatcagcaattttcccatttataaattaaagagaCATAACTCAAGTATAATAAAAGTGACGCCACACAATTCAAATCTGATCTAAGTATCTAAGTAAACTCCTCGGTTGCCTGCTGCCGTACATCaccaattaaaaaacaacattttcattcagaaatctgttaaaaaattgcatgcatttcacaatttttaacaatgtggataaaaaaaagattaatcaTTTTACTAATCATATTACATAAAAGTTCTCACATACCAACATAAATATTAGTATAAGATGTTATCAAACAGTCTGTCACGCTCTAATAAAAGGTAGGTAAACTCTTTTTGGATATTGGAACATTTTTACATGCAATAGTTATATTCTCTACACAATGAAAATACACACACCTGTGATAAAAGATCTCATAACTTCCACCATAAGAAGAGGGTTGATCATTACATTATCTCTCAGCTGGGGGGTATCGAAATAAACAATCTTCCCCAGGGAATGATGAAAATGTAGGAAATCAGTCAACTGCTCAGGGGACAGGACAGACACCTCGCTGATAGCATTTAATTCTTTAACTTCAGCCAATgacattatttgttttccttCTGCCACTAGTTCAGCGATCTCTAGCTCTAGTGGAACACAAGCATTGGGCATTCTTTCACCCCAGCATGGGTGGTCGAATGTAAGTTCTGTTATTGTTTTCTTCAGAACTTCTATTTCTGGGTCAGCTTGATCTTTGGCATTGACAAATATGAGAGGTCTAAGGACCAGATGATGTTTTCCCTCGTGGTCTTTAAACAACTCCTCAATTCCTCTGTAAAGCTCTTCACGTCTGGTCTCAATATTCTCCTGTTAAACATAAAAAGTTGACAGATTAATACACTGTAAAGAtactgtatcgctcacctgttGATGTAAATGCATCTTCAATGGTggaataacaacaacaacaacaatactttattttaagagagttctttgtctaatacgttctcctatttatttgtattgtagtcctgtaatattaagttgtcatttcaatgttatatttaacattgccattaaagtgcgaggtttggcatgctacaaaaccaggttcaacccaccattttttcctttaaaaatgtcctgtaccaagtcaggaatatggccattgttatattatagttcacttctgtgtgtgttacaatttaacgttgcgtcgtttgttttctcttatttttgagtgtaaattgacattgcgataagacgtgtcacggtacttgtctatcccaaattcttgtatttggttttgatgttatatttgttattcttgtgggattttgtctgatgcttggtccgtttctgtttGTGTTACATTGTAGGGTTGTGTCGTTATTCTCCTCTTATTtttatgtgtttccctcagttttagtttgttaccccgattttgttttttgtccatggatttatgagtttgaaaagcgctatactactgttgccttaattaCACAATTAGCTAATCTTCCCTAAGGTCCTCATCATGAAAAATCGAACAAAATGCAAACATATACATTGCATACATTAGTATAAAAAGTCAAGTATGATAATAATGTTCAATACAACTTgataaaatgtgatgaaaaaataaacatgatgacataatcagtttttaatattatttatacagctaggttgatttcaataaatgatctgttataaatgttgtatttgaAAGAATTAACATTTGTAATATTTCTTCACGGTATTGGCAAAGTATTCCTTATGAACGGTCTAGAATAcataacatttttttggaaCAATTCTGTTTTTGGTTTAGGGAGTATGATGTTTCCTTGAACAGCATTTCTCAAGGGGTATGTATTTCTGTCTGAAACATAATGATACTTGTCAGTTAGATATGATGGGGCATCATTTTTAATGCACTTAAATGTCATCACAAACTTGTGATATTTTATTCTCTGTTCAACTGTCAACCAGTTTAAGTGTTTGAATAAGGGCGAAGAAGGAGCGAAAGGGTCGGTTTCTAGTACTAATCTAGCTGCtctcttttgtaattttaatatcctTTTTAAATCCTCACTGCTACAACTACTCCACACTAAACAACAATAATCAATTGGTGGCAAGATAAAACCATTATAGaatatttttctgcattttagatttagaaatgttttaatctttaatagtaGATATAGTCTAGAGGATATTTTTGAGCAGATCACATCAATTTGGTTTATCCATGTGAGGGAAGGgtcaattttaatgcctaaaAGACTTTCGCATGTGGAAGATTGTATCACTTCATTGTTAATAGTTAAACAACTCTCATTGTAATGTGGCTTTGCTCTTTGCTTCGTTCcaataatcatatattttgttttatttttattgatgaacATATTGTCATCATTGCACCATTCCTCAACACCATGTAAATCTTTTTGTACCTTTGAGTGTAGAGTTTGATAACAATTACCAGACAGATGTAAAGTTGAATCATTGGCATATAACAGtgaaacaatttttcatataaaaatgaaggttttttatgtataatataaacagAAGGGGGCCTAATATGGAGCCTTGGGGGACACCatacttgatatattttttttcagaatgagCATTACCAATTTGTACTTCTTGAGTTCTTTCattcaaatatgattttaaaaaagaaacagcaGTATTATTAAatccataaatttcaatttttttacagaGAATATCATGATCTACTAGTACTACATCAAAAGCTTTCTTAAAATCCAACAGGACTGCTAAGTTGATATCACCATCATTCATAACGCGTTCTACAATTAGATTTATCTCAAATTTTCAAGTGACATACATCTTCTCTCAAAGGTCAATTTTACACTTGTAACCTAGATCTTATACTTTCAAAGATAACAGACAGAAACTGTTATCAGTTGTTAAATCTTACATTCCAAgggaaataaaatgaaaagggtattttgaaagaaaaacttgctattgatatttttgttttgtaattcattttacCTACCTAGTAAAGAAACACAAGTAAACAAAATAAGACACAATTAATAAGTTGGCAATAAATCTAAAACAGGTCAAGAGGGTATTTGCATGAACATAAAGATATTgtttaatttccattttttgttgataaaaattgtacttattttaaaacaaatcatgaaTCGTCCGTCCTCATGCATTCCCTGTCACAATCTTTTATTTCACAAACTCATCAACATTTGTATTACGTTttggaatttcaaatattttgtcctctaacatcactgaagagacatttattgttaagatgtgcatctggtgcagtATCACTAAATTCTAAACTTTCATATtgtcaacatatttgttgaaataaaactgacttaaaaagaaaatacaaactttaacatttaaacTGAGCAACTGTTTAAACTCAATAGACCATGACCGAGAGTGACACGGTAAAGAATCTCCATGACAATgagatatatcaaattgaatattaatACAAATGCTAACCAATATCATTTTCTTATCTATAAGTGTTTCTTCATATATTCTACTCTAGTTATAGGCCCTGTAATCTGATCTTAATATTCTATTACCCACAAATCAATTAGGATCTTGTTCTTTCGAAAGTGTAGCTTTATACGAAGTTTGGTCAAGTTAAGACATATGGGCATATTATCATTATGTAAGCAGTTTTTACACATTATTCAAGTGTTTCAAATGGCAATGACTTACTACTATATTTCTAACATAAGATCACTCACCATTGGTACTTTGTCCTTGTGAGTGGCAACAAACAAGATTTTTGGAATGCCTGCATATACAACCTTACAATAGGTCAGGATGGAATTGACCCAATATTGCAAGaatactacaaaataaaatcagaatctgtcataaaaaaagtataaactagaggttctaaagagcctgtgtctcTCACCTTGGTCTaagtgaatattaaacaaaggaagcagatggaatACAAATTAATGACCAAATTTAAATATAGTCGaactattgcttatagtatctaacaaacaaatttaaccatgaaaactaaacattgataaATGATCCATGacaataaggtcaaggtcagatgatacatggagactgacatgtacatcataaaatattaccatacaccaaatatagttgacctattacatatagtattagaaaaattcGTGAGGGTTCCGAGGAACCCAGTGTCtagcctacttttgctgttaatcgcagactcaacaaaatgaggaaaaacatcaataaaaatttCCCTCTCGATACTGTCTTTTGATTGAAAGAAGattccaagtttggtaaaacaatccaggatagtttatgaatctaataaatgttgtataaactttaactgcagactgtatgtaatgttaactagaagaaaaactaagtccattgataagtaaaatacggaaaaagtgaattttgttttacaaaaattacttcTGAATAATATCTTATGATCagaaacaagcttctgtctaagtttggtagaaatcgaggatagtttaagaacattataaaaaaaattataaaaattttaaaaacttaaaccacagagtgaatgttttgtttctggcaaaaaaactaagtccatttataagtaaaatacggaaaagtagtacaaaattttcttcttgatactatcttatgattataaacaagcttctgtccaagtttggtacaaatcaaggatagtttatgaaagttattaaaattttaaaaactttaaccacagagcgaatgtaatgtttcctcgcagaaaaactaagtccatttataagtaaaatacggaaaagtggaaatttatttttacaaaatattcttcttgatactatcttatgatcataaacaagcttctgtctaagtttggtacaaatcaaggatagtttataaaagttattaaaatttttaaaactttaaccacagagtgaatgtaatgtttcctcgcagaaaaactaagtccatttataagtcatgtaagtaaaatacggaaaagtggaaatttatttttacaaaatattcttcttgatactatcttatgatcataaacaagcttctgtctaagtttggtacaaatcaaggatagtttatgaaagttattaaattttttaaaactttaaccacagagtgaatgtaatgtttcctcgCAGAAAAacaaagtccatttataaataaaatacggaaaaaaaggaattttatttttacaaaatttacttctggatactttcttatgatcataaacaaccttctgtccaagtttggtagaaattcagtatagtttaagaaatttcaaaaactttaaaccacagagtgaatatttgtggacaccgccgccgacgacgacgccgacggaatgtaggatcgcttagtctcgctttttcgactcaagtcgaaggctcgacaaaaatactaaaactcaatgaaatgaaaatgaggttaaggtcatTTCACACctacaatactgtgcaattgaagatttcttgctattgtgcaatactgtgcaattgaagatttcttgctatagcgcaatactgtgcaattgaaaatttcttgctattgcacaatacttaatataataattcacatacatgtatcttgttTGGTGTGTATCTCCTGccatatcattattatttgcttttatatatatatatatcagatataaacaaattaaaattaaaaaaaataaagaaaaaaaaaactgaaaaaaaaatcccccctAACTTTTTGGAACCCCTTAAGATTCATCaccccaaactcaatcccagccttccctttGTGGTATAATACCTtgcagtacaatttcagagagatccatacacttgaacacaagttattgtctggaaactagaaaaaaagcTTTTTTGTGTCCTTTTTGGTCCCAAATTCCTAAATATTTAGGGCAACTGCCCCAAAACTCAAACCCAGCAttccctttgtgatatggaaccttgtagtatGATTTCAGAAAGATTCATACACTTACACAAaagttattgtcctgaaactagaaaaatgcatgttttttttaccctttttggccgctaattccaaaaattttgagGCAATTACCTTCAACATCAATCCCAGCATTtcctttgtgatatggaaccttgtggtacaatgtcaaagagatccatacactaacacacaagttattgtctggaagttacaaaaatgcttatttttggcCCCTATTTCCTTAAATGTTGgtaccataacccccaaaatcaaacccaaccttccttttgtggtattgaaccttatGGTAatatttcatagagatccatttcttaaacttaagttattgtgcaaaaaccaataTGTCTtccgacgacgacaacgacgccaACTTCATACCAATATATGACCGCAAAAATATAATGTTGTCTGTCAATAAATGCAACACTCTGTTCATGCTTATGATAACATCATCAGCTCCTTTTTTGTAAGAATTTACTCATTCAAAAATCTAAAGCACTTTCCGACGTACAAAAATTCaaacctggtatctttgataaatattattgtctTACCTCAtatcaatgtttcaaaatgtgagACATATTGAGGTTAATATTGTAGTTTGTAACAAGCTCAAAGTGGCAATGTAAACAAGTTACGTAAACATTTAGAGTGGCTTAAATATTTAgacaatttcaattgtttttttgaaTTATCACCTTGCTGTTATAGAAATGTATCCTGTTTGCATTATCTGAGTGTAAATAACATGCACATTACCTGCTGGCGTTGGCGTCATGTGCTGCCCtggaaaacacatcacatcaggGACCTGTTCATGCAAATCTTTGCTCCCATCAAATACTACAAGAAACAATGCCCGGAACGTCATGAAGGTCTGATGTGTTGTTAGATAAACATATTGTCCGTCAAAATCCCAGAAGATAAGACGTCCAACTTTCATCTGTTTTACCATGTGGGGCACGTTTAGAGATTGTGCTGCTGCAGACTGTTCTGAGGGCAAAGGGGAAAGTGTAGCTTTGGCATAACCAGTTGGGATTGTATCTGAAGCTTTGATGAACTTTTTGGTTAGTTCACTCTCCTCCTCTTCTTCCAGAGAGGTCATTAAAACCTTATGGTACACAACATCCAGGGCATTAAAAGAgtctgaaattatatttaatacatcaggcaaatcaaatcaaaatcagCTGCAGGCTGTCAAAACGAAGTGAAGAATGTAAGAAAAATCAGTAATTAAGATTAGAATGAAATTGTATCAGGTGTAACATTCACATAATGCTATTAACACATTTTAAAGAGAGtcatattttaactgattgattgatgaaattattgattagggaaaataatgttaattctttgaattattttaacatttaaattcaatttcaaaatataaaaacctTAACATCGTTCTAATAAGATTAGTAAATTGTTAAGATTTTCATACACAAATCAGATTTGATATTGAATTAATATGGTGCGTGAATAGAAGGCACAAAAAAATGGCTACAATGTGAAACTATTTAAATCAGTGCTATAACAAGTCTGCTGATAGCGCAGTCCATGCAatagaatttttattaatgTGGTCAGATATTCTACTTGTGCTTTTTCTCACCTGGATCAACAAGAATTCACTCTTTTGTCTGAACATCGAGGCCACAGCGACCTTCTACCAGAGAAATCCCATCAGTTGGATGTCGCCCCTCTGGTATGACATCCCCAGCTAACAGTTTCACAAGAGTCGTTTTCCCAACAGAAAACTGGCCCGTTACCATGCATCTCATATCAAATGATTCATAGCTGCCCTTCCCTAATAAACGATTTAACATGGCAGAATGTTGCCCTTTTCTGATGtaatctaaaaaaaagtaaagtttgAAAGTTTAGATTTGTTCatgttgtgaaaaaaaatgtatgcatacACACACTCATAGATAATTTCTCCTCATTTGTTGGTCAGAATGtctttatcatatttatgtCTATGTGTTGATGTATTAGCTTGTTTATGTATTGAATTATTGGTGTAATGATGTagaagtctgttaatgtgttaaattgttagttttttaatatgttaatgtgttgatatatgaatattttaatgtgTTGAAAATAtagtgtgtcaatatgtctaTGTGTCGATGTATGAATCTGCATGATAATGTGTTAAAATGTCAGTTTGTCGATAGCTCTGTTTAGATGAATTTATCTGTTAATGTGTTAATTTATAAGTGTGTCTACATGATGATATACAAGTCTGTTAATTTGTTGATCTGTTAGTGTGCCAATATGTCAAGGTGTATGTATGAGTCTGAAATTTTAGTAAatatgtcagtgtgtcaatatgtttATGTGTCGATGTATGAGTGTTAATGTATTGATATATCAGTGTGTTAATGCGTTGATGTTTGAATCTGTTAATGTGTTAATCTGTCAGTGTGTTTATATGgcaatgcatttatttttaagtctCTCAAGGTATCAATATGTCATTGTGTTGATGTATGAGTCTTGTTCTATGTAGATCTGTCAGTGTTTTGATGTATGAGTGTTAATGGGTTGATTTGTCAGTGTGTCGATGTATCAATGTGTAGATGTTTTAGTATGTTTATGTGTTGATATGTAGATATGTTGATATGTCATGTGTAGATTTATGAATATGTAATAGTGTTCAtctgtcagtgtgtcaatatgcAAATGTGTTGCTGTGTGAGTCTGTTAATCTGTCGTAATGTCAACTTGTGGATGTTAGAGACTGTTAATGTGCTGATTTGACAGTGTGTCAATGTGTTAATGTATGAGTTGTTCAATATGTTTGTGGTTCAATATGTCAAGAGTgtctatataaaattgagaatggaaatggggaatgtgtcaaagagacaacaacccgaccaaaataaaaaaacacaacagcagaaggtcaccaacaggtcttcaatgtagcgagaaattcccgcacccggaggcgtccttcagctggcccctaaacaaatatatactagttcagtgataatgaacgccatactaatttccaaattgtacacaagaaactaaaatttaaataatacaagactaacaaaggccagaggctcctgacttgggacaggcgcaaaaatgcggcggggttaaacatgtttgtgagatctcaaccctccccctatacctctaaccagtgtagaaaagtaaaagcataacaatacgcacattaaaattcagttcaagagaagtccgagtctgatgtcagaagatgtaacgaaagaaaataaacaaaatgacaataatacataaataacaacagactactagcagttaactgacatgccagctccagacttcaataaaact
The nucleotide sequence above comes from Mytilus trossulus isolate FHL-02 chromosome 5, PNRI_Mtr1.1.1.hap1, whole genome shotgun sequence. Encoded proteins:
- the LOC134718368 gene encoding probable serine/threonine-protein kinase roco6 → MTSLEEEEESELTKKFIKASDTIPTGYAKATLSPLPSEQSAAAQSLNVPHMVKQMKVGRLIFWDFDGQYVYLTTHQTFMTFRALFLVVFDGSKDLHEQVPDVMCFPGQHMTPTPAVFLQYWVNSILTYCKVVYAGIPKILFVATHKDKVPMENIETRREELYRGIEELFKDHEGKHHLVLRPLIFVNAKDQADPEIEVLKKTITELTFDHPCWGERMPNACVPLELEIAELVAEGKQIMSLAEVKELNAISEVSVLSPEQLTDFLHFHHSLGKIVYFDTPQLRDNVMINPLLMVEVMRSFITDVAFWPKENKTRKTFQKMSENGMIQKVDLYQIWEQEEFRQILPFKEYIFDMLIHLDIVSEQRRYDTKTGSRLPIENFFVPCMLTQRNDTDFLKQECTPERTLSLAFVLHV